GATTCGGTAATGACAGGAGACTCTTGAAGCTTGCGATCGAGGACTTCGTCGAGGCGACGATTACGTTCGGCGATGGTGGCGTCGAGCCAATGAATGCCTCGCGCGCGATGTTGAAGTTCACCCCCTTGAATGCGTTCGTCAGCTGGTCGAGGATGTCCGCTGGGATGTTGCCCTCGCCGATCGTGAGGCCGTCGGGTTTCGACGCCGCGAGCGCGTCTTGGCCGGGAATGAGGTTGCCAGTCGGAATGTTCTCGACGTTGAAGGTCGCTCCCAGGTACTGCCCCATCGCGACACTGAGGTCGCGCCCGAGCTGATCGACGCTTCCCCCCACTGAGGACGGGATGATAAAGGTGACGGTCTTGCCTTTATAGAAGTTCAGCCCCTTCTGTAGGGGGGTCAACTTCTTCAATGCCGTCGAAGCTGAAATCGCCGCGGGCAGTAGCAGTAGCCCGGTGCAGGAAAGCGTGAGGAGCGCGGAGACCATGATCGATCGTCTGTGGTGTCGTCCACCTGATCGTCCCGGCGCATTGCCAGATTGAAAGTGCCCGCCCATGTTCTTCTCCTTGCTCGTGGTGATGGGTCTGGCAGTCGCCGCGTTGTGTTGGCGAGGGTTGTTCAGTCGGTAGCGAGGCCGTAGAAGGCGGCGGCGTTCACGCGCGTGAGCCGGTCGCTCGCGGTGGCAGGTATGTCTGGCCGTTCGACGATCCGCGTATGCGCTCCCCAGACAGACGCGCGGTCCGGGTGCCCGTAGTCCGAGCCCACGATCAGGCTGGCGTCGCCCACCTCGGAGATGATTTGGGGGAGATCCTCGCTCACTTCGCAAGTGACGAACAGGCGCCCTTCAGCTAGCACTTCGCGATTGCGCTCCTTGGCCCGCTCGCTCCCCGCGCCGAGTGCGACGTCCTTGCTTTGGTCGGCGCGCGCCGACCAAAGCACGTGCGCAAGCCATCCTGCACCCGCCTCGATGAAGCCGATCCGGAGGGTCGGGTAACGCTCGGGGAGCCGTGATTTGAGCACCCGGGAAAACGCGTCCTGGACGTAGAGTCCGGACTCGAGGCCCGTCTGCAGCCGGGTCATCAGATCTGTCACGATCCGATACGGACGCGCCGAGTGTAGACAGATGGGCAGATCGAGCCCCTGTGCCAGCTCGTAGACCGGAGCGAAGTAGGGGTCTGCGACGTTGCGGTCGCCGCATTCGATCCCTCGCTTGAAGATGCCACAGGCCCCCGCGTCTCGAGCCCGCCGGATTTCGGCGAGCGCGTCAGGGATCGAGCTGAGCGGTGCCACCGCGACCCACTGCAGCCGTCCGTCGCTCTCCGAGCAGCGGTCGGCGAGCCAGCGGTTGTAGCTCTCGCAGAGCGCGATCTCGAGCTCCGGCCGCCGAGTGAGCTCGTTGAGGAAGAGCGTCGGATAGATGACGTGATGGCTGACGCCGAGCTCGTCCATGTCTTTCACCCTGGAGCGCACATCGTGGAGCTCCCGAGCTTCGACCGTGGTTCCAGTGCGCTCATCGCTGCGTACTTGCCGCTGGAAGAGCTGTCCATCGATGAACCACGCCCGGTGATAACCGGGGCGGAGGTAGGAGGGGGCACTCCCCTCGAGGAATGTCATTGTGCCGGGTCGCAGCTCCTCCCTGGACTTCGGAAAGTACGACCATGTGTCTTCGCACTCGTCAACGTGCGTGTCGGCGTCAATGAACATCGACTGCATCCTCCCTGCGTCGATCCCGGCACTCGGCCGTTTCATGTGCGTACTAGCGGGCCGCACCGGGGCCGCGCCTCGGTTCCCAAAGCTGGTTCCGGTACGTCGCTCCTTCTGCCCCTCACGGCTCTAGCCGCCGGGCCGGCGTGCTCAGCTGTCGATGGGCTCGAGCTTTTCGACCTGGCGGTGAGGGATGCGCCCGACCCGCTCGGGGAGTGGAGTGACGTCGGTGCGTGTCGGCGTCACGCGTGGATCACGACCTGTGATGTGCATAACCTCGAGCGGCTCCTCGGCGAGGGACTCGAACCAGTACTTCGTGCCCGAGGGAAGCACGATCATCTCGTGCTTGTTGAGCACGTACTTCTTGTTGTCCTCGTCGTAGAACGCCGCGGTTCCCGCGAGCACGAACCACATCGAGTCGACGCCGTTGTGGGCGTGGAGGTTCGTCTCGCCGCCGCTTCGGACAACTTGTACCTGGGTCCCAAGAACCTCGGTCGACCAGATGTCGACGAGATCCTTCACGTTCCCAATGTCCTCGGGGAGCTCGTAGCGATAAGCAGTTGGCTTGGGCATGTGAATCCTTCCCTCTCAGGTGACGCTCTCTCGACTCCTCGGTGGAACCGGCGAGATCTCGGGGCGACGTTTCGCCCAACGGCAATTGGGGCTCGATGGCGCTAGGCGTCGTCGACAATGAAGATCGACTCGGTTGGACAGCTCCTCGCCGCCTCCTCGACCGCCGCCCGGAGCGACTCGCCGGGCGTTTCGTCGAGCAGGTAGAGGCACATGTCATCGCGTACCTCGAAGACCGTAGGAGCGGCCCGCATACAGTTCGCGTGACTCTCGCAGGTGTCGAAGTCGACTATTACGCGCAAGACACGCCCGGCCTGATCCATCGCCATCAGGCGGGGATCGCGACGATCTGTTCGGCCTGGACGTGCGGGGTGGCGCCGACGCGGGCGACCCGGTCGCGCGAGGTGACGTCGGTGCGAGAAGGGGCGACGCGGGGGTCCTTGGCGCCGATCCGCACTATCTCGAGCGGCTCGTCACTAGCGGATTCGAACCAGTACTTCGTCCCCGACGGGAGGACCACCATCTCGTGGCGTCCGATGAGCAGTCGGTCGCCGTCAGCGTTGTAGAAGGCGGCCTGGCCACCGAGCACGAGCCAGACGGCATCCTCGCCGTTGTGGGCGTGGAGGTTGGTCTCGCCGCCCCCGTTGACGATCTGGATGCCCACTGACAAGAGCTCAGTCCGCATCACATCGACCGCCGTCTTCGGCCGGGCCTTGGCCTCAGGAGGCATCTCGTAGTGGAACGCCTGTTGCGCCATCTCAGTCCCTTCCCGTCAGGAGTGGAGCCCGTGTGCAACACATTGCAGACCGTATCTAGCTAGGTCTTCCTAAGCTCGATCCCCGAACCATGTCCATATACCGCCGTTGAGCAGACCGTACCAATGAAAAGGCGGCCTTGCTTGCCGATAATGTTAGGAGCCCGAAGTTCACTTAGCAAGCAGTAGGCTGTAATCGATTGCAGAATCGTTGCGTCAAAACTCGATCCACCGACTGGCTGTCGGGTGTGCCCGAGCGGTCCGGAGTGAGGTTGGCGCCAGCGTGATGTCGCCCCAGTCCGACACCTGGACGTGACGGACCAAGGTTTCGTGTCGTTCTCGATTGTCAGCGCATCGGTGGGCGTCTGCGGCTGCGGCGGTGACGGATTCGAGCTGACGGACGTGGCCGAGGGCGAAGGCGCGGGGAGGAAGGTCCCGAGCGTGGAGGGCACCTCGACCCGTTGGCCGAGCACGGTGGCGGTCCCACCGGCGCGGAGCACGTTCGCATCGTCGATGTGGCTCGCACCGGCGCAGATCGCATGCACGAGCGTGAGCACCTCGCGGCCGGGGAGTGCGCCGCCAACCCGGCCGCGAAGGCGCACCGTGTCGTTCACGAGCCGCTCGACACCGAGCCGGGCGGCGAGCGTCGCGATGAGCACAAGACCAGCGTTCGCGACGGGCGTCGGCTCATCGAAGGTCACCCGGATGCGGTCGAGAGCGCGCGATACCGACAACACACAAAGAGCCTCTCGGTGCTGGTGTGAATTGCGACTCAGGTATCGCCATTCACCCCAGCCAGAGAGGCCTTTTTGGGTATGACCAGGAGCGGTGATCAGCCCTGGTTAATCGGTGGATCGAGGCTAACACGTACCATGTTTGGCCCCAGTTAGGCTCTCGGCCGTGACGACCCTCCGTGACATCGCGCGTGAGACGGGATGCTCCACGGCGACGGTCTCGCGCGCCCTCAACGGCGCCGCCCATGTCGACCCGAAGACTCGCAGACGCATCGAGGCCGCAGCAACAGCCCTCGGCTACCGATCGAACGTCCTCGCACGCGCGCTCAGGCGACACCAGTCCGGAACGATCGGCCTCGTCATTCCAAGCCTTGAGAAATACAACTACGCCGCGGCGGTCCGCCTGCTGCACGACGCGCTCTCCGCGGAGGACTATCAGCTCATCCTGTGCTGCCACCGCGACGACCCCGCGCTCGAGCTCCGCGCGCTCCAGTCACTTGCCGATCGCCAAGTTGACGCGATCGTCCACGTTCCCTTCGATGACGCGGGCGCCGCCGCGCTGCTGCAGCTGGCGGAGCCGCTGCCGATCGTCGAGCTCTACCGCCGCTCGCGCGCAACCGACGTCGACGCTGTCGTAGGCGACGACGAACGGGGCGGCCACGACCTCGCCGAGCACGTGCTCGCTGCCGGGCACCGACGGATCGCACTGGTCATCGGCGGTGCAGAGCTGAGCACCACCAAGGGCCGGGTCGCCGGCTTCTCGCGTGCGGTGCGCGAGGCAGGGGTCTCAGCTGATGACTGTCCCGTCTTTTACGGGACGTCGGGACTCGCGTGGGGCCAGCAGGTGGTGGACGAGCTGCTGGCCGCCGCCGACCCGCCGACCGCGATCATCACCGGCAGCACCCAGATCGCGCTCGGGGCGATGCAGCAGCTCGTGAGAGCCGGTGCGCAGATCCCCCGTGACGTCTCCTTCGTGGCCTATTCGAACGCCGACTGGTGCGAACTCATGAGCCCCCCGGTCACGACGTACGAGATCCCCCAGCCGGAGATGGGTTTGATGGCGGCGCAGTTGCTCCTCAACCATCTGCGGCCGTCGATCGACCACGATTTGCAGCCTCGCACCGTAAGCTTCTCGGGGAGACTGTTAGTACGTGCCTCGGTGGGTGCCCCCCGCCAATATCGCCCACTGCGTAGTGGCGTGCTCGTCGGCTAACCCTCGATCCACGCTTTGACCATGGCGGAAGTGAGGCACTTGGCCCGACCAAAAAAGGCCTCTCCTGCTGGGAGAATGACGATTGTCGAAGTCGTCCTATCCCAAGCAACGGGAGGCACTTTCTGTGTCGTCACTATCGCCCACGCCGAACTGAATCGGCAGGCTTCGACGAGCCGAGCCTTGTCGCCGACGCCGGGTTGAGGGTGCCCGCAACGCTTGCGGTGCGCCTCGGCCTCGCCAGCAGATTAATAGACAGCCCCCTGTACCCTCCACCACATCACGCCGCCGCGGGCGGCCGAACCGAGGAGGTCGCGATGCACGCGCACGAGACGCTGGACGAGCTCAGGGGGGAAGGTCGCGCTCTCCGGGAGCTGATCCCGGAGGTCTACTCGGGCTATGTCCGCCTCTCGGGGGCGGCGATGGCCGAGGGAACCCTTTCGACGCGGTTGAAGGAGCTCATCGCGCTGGCAGTGAGCGTCACGCGCGAGTGCGACGGCTGCATCGCCGCCCATGCACGGGGTGCGGCGCGTGCCGGGGCGGGCGCGGCCGAGGTCGCCGAGGCGATCGGGGTGGCCATCATGATGAACGGTGGCCCGGGAACGGTTTGGGGCCCACGGGCCTATGCCGCGTTCCTCGAGTTCGCCGCCGCCCCCGCGGAGGGACAACCCTTAACCTCTAGTTGAGCTTGAGCTGAGAGTCCCAGCTCAGCGCGCCCGAAGGCGGTGATGGAGCTCCTCGGCGAGATCGGCGAGCGTGCTGCTCAGCTGCGGTGTGCGCTGTTCCGGCGCCTCAAGCTCCCGCAGCGCAGCAGGGAGGTGGGCGAGCTCGTGCGCACAGCGGGCCGCCGCCTGCTCAAGGGGGTTGACCGAGAATGCCTGGCGCCGACCACCCACCAGCATTGGCTCGAGCAGGGGGGTCGTGCCAGCGGGCGGTGCCTCGCCGCGGAGGCCGAGCGTGTCGTGGAAGTCCGCGGCGCGGAAGACCTGCTTGGCCCCAGGCAGGGTGACTTTCCCCTCGGAGAGCTTGGCGACGGGGCGGCCGTCGAACTCGACGAGCTTGTAGGCGCTGTCGAGGTAGGGGGCGTCGGCGATCGTGACGAGGCGGGTACCGATGCCCATCGCGTCGATCGGCGCTCCACCGGCGACGAGCGGGGCGATCTGGTACTCGTCGAGCGCGCCGGAGACCATGATCCGCACGCCGGTGAGCCCGGCGGCGTCGAGGGCGGCGCGTGCCTGTCGAGTGACGACGGCGAGGTCCCCGCTGTCGATGCGGATCGCGGCATGCTCCTCGAGGCCGCGGGCCTTGATCACCGAGATCGCGTGCTCGACACCGCGGCCCTGGTCGTAGGTGTCGACGAGGAAGGTCGAGCGGCCGGGGAAGTCCTCGGCGAAGGCGTCGAAGGCAGCCCGTTCATCCTCGAAGGCCTCGATGTAGGAGTGCGCCATCGTCCCCGCCGCGACGAGGCCGTAGATCCGCGCGGCCTCGACGTTGCTCGTCGCCGAGAAGCCGGCGATCGCGCTGCCGCGCGCCGCGAGCATCGCCGCGTCGATGCTCTGTGCCCTGCGCATCCCGAACTCGACGAGGCCGATCTCGGAGCCGGCGGCAAGGCGGCAGCGGGCGGCCTTGGTGGTGACATTGGTCTGGAAGGTGAGCTCGTTGAGGAGCATCGTCTCGACGAGCTGGGCCTCGGCGATCGGTGCGGTGACCTCGACGAGGGGCTCGTTGGCGAGGACGACGCGGCCCTCGGGAACTCCCCAGACGTCACCGGTGAACTCGAGACCGTCGAGCGCCGCGAGCTGGGACTCGTTGAAGCCGAGCCCTTCGAGGGTGGCGAGCTCCTCGGCGCCGAAGTGCAGGTCCTCCAGCCAGTCGAGGCACTCCTCGATCCCCGAGGCGATGAGGAAGCCCCGTGAGGCGGGGAGCTGGCGGACGAAGAGGCTGAAGGTCGCGAGCCCGTCCATTCCCCGCGTCCGGTAGCTCGCGGCCATGTTCAGTTCGTAGAGGTCGGTGCGCAGCGAGGTCGGCATCGCGCTACTCGATGACGCGGATCGGCTCACCCGCGAGGAAGGCGGCGATGTCCTCGACCGCGTCGCTGTACATCGCCTCCATGCCCTCCTCGCTCACGTAGCCGAGGTGCGGGGCGAGCACCGCGTTCTCGAGGGCGAGGAAGGGGTGCCCGGTGGGCAGCGGCTCGACATCGAAG
The genomic region above belongs to Acidimicrobiales bacterium and contains:
- a CDS encoding LacI family DNA-binding transcriptional regulator, coding for MTTLRDIARETGCSTATVSRALNGAAHVDPKTRRRIEAAATALGYRSNVLARALRRHQSGTIGLVIPSLEKYNYAAAVRLLHDALSAEDYQLILCCHRDDPALELRALQSLADRQVDAIVHVPFDDAGAAALLQLAEPLPIVELYRRSRATDVDAVVGDDERGGHDLAEHVLAAGHRRIALVIGGAELSTTKGRVAGFSRAVREAGVSADDCPVFYGTSGLAWGQQVVDELLAAADPPTAIITGSTQIALGAMQQLVRAGAQIPRDVSFVAYSNADWCELMSPPVTTYEIPQPEMGLMAAQLLLNHLRPSIDHDLQPRTVSFSGRLLVRASVGAPRQYRPLRSGVLVG
- a CDS encoding cupin domain-containing protein, whose translation is MPKPTAYRYELPEDIGNVKDLVDIWSTEVLGTQVQVVRSGGETNLHAHNGVDSMWFVLAGTAAFYDEDNKKYVLNKHEMIVLPSGTKYWFESLAEEPLEVMHITGRDPRVTPTRTDVTPLPERVGRIPHRQVEKLEPIDS
- a CDS encoding amidohydrolase family protein codes for the protein MFIDADTHVDECEDTWSYFPKSREELRPGTMTFLEGSAPSYLRPGYHRAWFIDGQLFQRQVRSDERTGTTVEARELHDVRSRVKDMDELGVSHHVIYPTLFLNELTRRPELEIALCESYNRWLADRCSESDGRLQWVAVAPLSSIPDALAEIRRARDAGACGIFKRGIECGDRNVADPYFAPVYELAQGLDLPICLHSARPYRIVTDLMTRLQTGLESGLYVQDAFSRVLKSRLPERYPTLRIGFIEAGAGWLAHVLWSARADQSKDVALGAGSERAKERNREVLAEGRLFVTCEVSEDLPQIISEVGDASLIVGSDYGHPDRASVWGAHTRIVERPDIPATASDRLTRVNAAAFYGLATD
- a CDS encoding ferredoxin; translation: MAMDQAGRVLRVIVDFDTCESHANCMRAAPTVFEVRDDMCLYLLDETPGESLRAAVEEAARSCPTESIFIVDDA
- a CDS encoding carboxymuconolactone decarboxylase family protein; this encodes MHAHETLDELRGEGRALRELIPEVYSGYVRLSGAAMAEGTLSTRLKELIALAVSVTRECDGCIAAHARGAARAGAGAAEVAEAIGVAIMMNGGPGTVWGPRAYAAFLEFAAAPAEGQPLTSS
- a CDS encoding nicotinate phosphoribosyltransferase — translated: MPTSLRTDLYELNMAASYRTRGMDGLATFSLFVRQLPASRGFLIASGIEECLDWLEDLHFGAEELATLEGLGFNESQLAALDGLEFTGDVWGVPEGRVVLANEPLVEVTAPIAEAQLVETMLLNELTFQTNVTTKAARCRLAAGSEIGLVEFGMRRAQSIDAAMLAARGSAIAGFSATSNVEAARIYGLVAAGTMAHSYIEAFEDERAAFDAFAEDFPGRSTFLVDTYDQGRGVEHAISVIKARGLEEHAAIRIDSGDLAVVTRQARAALDAAGLTGVRIMVSGALDEYQIAPLVAGGAPIDAMGIGTRLVTIADAPYLDSAYKLVEFDGRPVAKLSEGKVTLPGAKQVFRAADFHDTLGLRGEAPPAGTTPLLEPMLVGGRRQAFSVNPLEQAAARCAHELAHLPAALRELEAPEQRTPQLSSTLADLAEELHHRLRAR
- a CDS encoding cupin domain-containing protein — protein: MAQQAFHYEMPPEAKARPKTAVDVMRTELLSVGIQIVNGGGETNLHAHNGEDAVWLVLGGQAAFYNADGDRLLIGRHEMVVLPSGTKYWFESASDEPLEIVRIGAKDPRVAPSRTDVTSRDRVARVGATPHVQAEQIVAIPA